The proteins below come from a single Eubacterium limosum genomic window:
- a CDS encoding ABC transporter ATP-binding protein — translation MTKLAKYLKPYIGSILLAFILLFVQAMSDLNLPNFMSDIVNVGIQQNGIEHAAPDAISEQGYDFITSFMTDEQKKTVSEAYEEVTPSVATDKQIKKYPEMKNERAYVLRNTDEDTYTKLDAIFGEADWTFINFVEDMAEQKGSTASQEDMTANVDDMDLSKLYEMTPMLKMVPKEQFDSAREKAMQTPESTQQQTGAIFVREFYKELGADTSHIQTMYILKIGGIMLGLSLLGVIAAICVGLLAAKVAAGFSQVVRRDIFKKVESFSNTEFNRFSTASLITRSTNDITQMQTLLIMGIRMICYAPIMGIGGIIMALRESTSMSWIIAVAVIVLIGVILIAFSLVLPRFKIVQKLVDRLNLVMRENLNGMSVIRAFGNQNFERERFKTENTKVTNNNLFVNRAMVFLMPVMMLIMNCITLLVIWVGAHQIADSTMQVGNMMAFMQYAMQIIMSFLMISMMFIMVPRAAVSGERIAEVLAVDPVIKNPKNPKPFPQNMPGRLVFDHVSFHYEGADEDVLHDISFEADPGQTTAFIGSTGSGKSTLINLIPRFYDVTDGAITLDGVDIRDASLHDLRDKVGYVPQKGVLFSGTIDSNLRYGRKEATEEEVRQGAEIAQAMEFINANSDGFEREIAQGGDNVSGGQKQRLSIARALVKKPDVYIFDDSFSALDFKTDAALRSALKNYTEEATVLIVAQRINTIMNAEQIIVLDEGRVVGKGTHEELLRSCSTYQEIASSQLSKEELGNV, via the coding sequence AAAGTATCTCAAACCCTATATCGGTTCGATTTTGCTGGCTTTTATTCTGCTGTTTGTCCAGGCAATGTCGGATTTGAATCTGCCAAATTTCATGTCCGATATTGTCAATGTGGGGATTCAGCAGAATGGGATCGAGCATGCCGCGCCAGACGCCATCAGCGAGCAGGGATATGATTTTATCACCAGCTTTATGACCGATGAGCAGAAAAAAACCGTATCAGAGGCCTATGAGGAAGTAACGCCCTCGGTAGCGACCGATAAACAGATTAAAAAATATCCTGAAATGAAGAATGAGCGTGCTTATGTGCTCAGGAACACAGATGAGGATACCTACACGAAGCTGGATGCCATCTTTGGTGAGGCCGACTGGACTTTTATTAATTTCGTAGAGGATATGGCCGAACAGAAGGGAAGCACAGCCAGCCAGGAGGACATGACGGCCAACGTTGACGACATGGATTTATCCAAGCTGTATGAAATGACACCTATGCTGAAAATGGTGCCAAAGGAACAGTTCGACAGCGCCAGAGAAAAGGCCATGCAGACGCCAGAGTCCACCCAGCAGCAGACAGGCGCCATTTTTGTCAGGGAATTCTATAAAGAATTAGGCGCCGACACCAGCCATATACAGACCATGTATATCCTTAAGATTGGCGGCATCATGCTGGGATTATCGCTGCTTGGTGTTATCGCAGCCATTTGTGTTGGCCTGCTGGCCGCCAAGGTGGCCGCTGGTTTTTCACAGGTGGTGCGTAGAGATATTTTTAAGAAGGTTGAGTCCTTCTCAAACACCGAATTCAACCGGTTTTCAACTGCCTCGCTCATCACGAGGAGCACCAACGATATCACCCAGATGCAGACACTACTGATCATGGGGATACGAATGATCTGCTACGCCCCTATCATGGGCATCGGCGGGATCATTATGGCGCTTCGCGAAAGCACCTCCATGAGCTGGATTATCGCAGTGGCAGTTATTGTGCTGATCGGTGTTATTCTGATCGCTTTCTCACTGGTGCTGCCGCGTTTTAAAATTGTGCAGAAGCTGGTGGACCGCCTGAACCTGGTCATGCGTGAAAACCTTAATGGGATGTCGGTGATCCGCGCCTTTGGGAACCAGAATTTTGAACGTGAACGCTTTAAAACTGAAAATACAAAGGTGACGAATAACAACCTCTTTGTCAACAGGGCCATGGTTTTTCTGATGCCGGTCATGATGCTGATTATGAACTGTATCACCCTGCTGGTTATCTGGGTTGGCGCACATCAGATCGCGGACTCAACCATGCAGGTTGGTAATATGATGGCCTTTATGCAGTACGCCATGCAGATCATCATGTCTTTCCTGATGATTTCCATGATGTTTATCATGGTGCCGAGAGCCGCTGTTTCCGGCGAACGTATCGCAGAAGTGCTGGCAGTGGACCCGGTGATCAAAAATCCCAAAAATCCAAAGCCCTTCCCTCAGAATATGCCGGGACGACTAGTGTTTGACCATGTTTCCTTCCACTACGAGGGCGCAGACGAGGACGTGCTCCATGATATTAGTTTTGAGGCTGATCCAGGACAGACAACAGCCTTTATCGGCTCTACCGGCTCAGGTAAATCAACACTGATTAACCTCATTCCCCGTTTTTATGATGTGACCGACGGCGCTATTACGCTGGATGGTGTGGATATAAGAGACGCCTCTCTCCATGACCTGCGTGACAAGGTGGGTTATGTCCCTCAAAAGGGGGTTCTGTTCTCAGGAACCATTGATTCCAATCTTCGCTATGGCCGCAAAGAGGCCACCGAGGAGGAAGTGCGCCAGGGGGCGGAAATCGCCCAGGCTATGGAATTTATTAACGCGAATTCTGATGGTTTTGAGCGTGAAATCGCCCAGGGCGGCGACAATGTCTCCGGTGGGCAGAAGCAGCGTTTATCCATTGCCAGAGCCCTTGTTAAAAAACCGGATGTCTATATTTTTGATGACAGCTTTTCGGCTCTTGACTTTAAAACAGATGCAGCCCTGCGTTCGGCCCTCAAGAATTATACTGAGGAGGCTACCGTGCTGATTGTTGCCCAGCGTATTAATACCATTATGAACGCTGAACAGATTATCGTTCTTGACGAAGGCCGTGTTGTCGGCAAGGGAACCCATGAAGAATTATTGAGAAGCTGCAGTACCTATCAGGAAATCGCAAGCTCACAGCTGTCAAAGGAGGAATTAGGAAATGTCTGA
- a CDS encoding ABC transporter ATP-binding protein: MSDKVTKATTPTPPKRRGPMGRGPVMASGEKAKDFKGTLKKLLAYLKPHRVAVTFVVIFAIASTVFNIVGPKILGQATTKIFEGVMDMIANTGSGIDFEGIAKILLFLVGLYIISAVFSVLQGFLMTGVSMKVTYKLRENTFAKINRLPFKYFDKTSYGEVLSFLTNDIETVNQTLNQSLTQIITSVATVIGILVMMFSISWQMTLVTLCIIPLSFVFIVLVVKRSQKYFSSQQEYLGHINGHIEEIYGGHSVVQAFNNEEEAYKTFEGLNNNLYGSAWKSQFLSSLMQPIMAFIGNLGYVAVCILGGYLAVNGRISVGDIQAFIQYVRQFNQPISQIANMSNIMQMTMAAAERVFTFLAEEEEVPDPQNPVSPADVQGNVTFDHVHFGYNPNKIIINDFSAQVKKGQKIAIVGPTGAGKTTIIKLLMRFYDVDSGAILVDGHNIKDFRRNDLRSQFGMVLQDTWLYNGTIADNIRYGRLDATDEEVQQAAVAAQVDHFVRTLPDGYSMVLNEEANNVSQGQKQLLTIARAILADPKILILDEATSSVDTRTEILIQKAMDNLMHGRTSFVIAHRLSTIKNADCIFVMKDGDIIEQGTHEELLARNGFYADLYNSQFEVEEEA, translated from the coding sequence ATGTCTGATAAAGTAACGAAAGCAACGACTCCAACGCCTCCAAAACGCCGTGGCCCCATGGGCCGTGGGCCGGTGATGGCGAGCGGTGAAAAGGCAAAAGACTTTAAGGGGACCCTTAAAAAACTTTTAGCTTATCTGAAACCCCATCGGGTTGCCGTGACCTTTGTCGTGATCTTCGCCATCGCTTCAACTGTTTTTAACATTGTTGGACCTAAAATTCTGGGACAGGCAACCACGAAAATTTTTGAAGGCGTGATGGATATGATCGCCAATACCGGCAGTGGCATTGATTTTGAAGGTATCGCAAAGATTTTACTGTTTTTGGTAGGACTGTATATTATCTCGGCTGTTTTCTCAGTGCTCCAGGGATTTTTGATGACAGGCGTGTCGATGAAAGTCACCTACAAGCTGCGTGAAAATACCTTTGCGAAAATAAACCGTCTCCCTTTTAAGTATTTTGATAAAACAAGTTACGGCGAAGTTTTGTCGTTTTTAACCAACGATATTGAAACGGTCAACCAGACCCTTAACCAGAGTTTGACCCAGATTATTACCTCTGTGGCAACCGTTATTGGTATTCTGGTCATGATGTTCTCCATCAGCTGGCAGATGACCCTGGTAACGCTGTGTATTATTCCACTGTCCTTTGTGTTCATCGTACTGGTGGTCAAGCGGTCCCAGAAATATTTCAGCAGCCAGCAGGAATATCTTGGACACATCAATGGCCATATTGAGGAAATTTATGGCGGCCATTCAGTGGTTCAGGCCTTTAACAACGAAGAGGAAGCATACAAAACCTTTGAGGGCCTTAACAACAACTTGTATGGGTCGGCCTGGAAATCGCAGTTCCTCTCGAGCCTGATGCAGCCTATTATGGCCTTTATTGGAAACCTGGGCTATGTGGCTGTGTGTATTTTGGGCGGTTATCTGGCCGTTAACGGCCGCATCTCCGTCGGGGATATTCAGGCGTTCATCCAGTATGTCCGTCAGTTCAACCAGCCGATCTCACAGATTGCCAATATGTCCAATATCATGCAGATGACTATGGCTGCGGCTGAGCGTGTCTTTACATTCCTGGCTGAGGAAGAAGAGGTGCCGGACCCGCAGAATCCGGTGTCACCTGCAGATGTCCAGGGGAATGTCACTTTTGATCACGTTCATTTTGGCTACAACCCGAACAAAATCATTATCAATGATTTCTCCGCACAGGTAAAGAAAGGCCAGAAGATCGCCATTGTAGGGCCTACCGGCGCGGGCAAAACCACGATTATCAAGCTGCTCATGCGTTTCTACGATGTAGACTCCGGCGCGATTCTGGTGGATGGCCACAACATTAAGGACTTTAGAAGAAACGATCTGAGAAGCCAGTTTGGGATGGTTCTCCAGGACACCTGGCTGTATAACGGCACCATTGCCGACAATATCCGCTATGGGCGTCTGGACGCTACCGATGAGGAGGTTCAGCAGGCCGCTGTGGCCGCCCAGGTGGACCACTTTGTAAGAACACTGCCCGATGGCTACAGTATGGTGCTGAACGAGGAAGCCAACAATGTGTCCCAGGGGCAGAAACAGCTTCTGACCATTGCGCGTGCGATCCTCGCAGATCCTAAAATTTTGATTCTCGACGAAGCGACCAGCTCTGTCGATACACGTACCGAAATCCTCATTCAGAAGGCCATGGATAACCTGATGCACGGGCGGACCAGCTTTGTCATTGCCCACCGCCTGTCCACCATCAAGAACGCAGACTGTATCTTCGTGATGAAGGACGGCGATATCATTGAACAGGGAACCCATGAAGAACTGCTTGCCCGAAATGGCTTCTACGCAGACCTGTATAATAGCCAGTTTGAAGTGGAAGAGGAGGCGTAA
- a CDS encoding AAA family ATPase, which yields MKYNIVTIEREYASGGREIGYRTAEKLGIPYYGKEILEMAAKKKGVSPEYLEELEETPTNSFFYSVYMLSKNLIGDTPSLPENDALRLAEAEIINDLAAEGSCVIIGRCACHALRRRKDVLNVFIHSSWEARVKRAVETYGVDAANAEVVLKKFDKRRACYYNANTGKKWSDPEGYHMILDSGRLGIGKCVDILEKAVE from the coding sequence ATGAAATACAATATTGTCACCATTGAACGGGAATATGCCAGCGGCGGCCGGGAAATCGGCTACCGGACAGCAGAAAAGCTGGGGATTCCTTACTACGGGAAAGAAATACTGGAGATGGCTGCGAAAAAGAAGGGCGTTTCCCCCGAATATCTTGAAGAGCTGGAAGAAACACCAACCAACAGCTTCTTCTACTCTGTCTACATGCTGTCTAAAAACCTGATAGGCGATACGCCCAGCCTGCCGGAGAACGATGCGCTGCGGCTGGCAGAAGCTGAAATTATCAATGATCTGGCAGCGGAAGGCTCCTGTGTCATCATTGGCCGGTGCGCCTGCCACGCCCTGAGAAGACGAAAGGATGTCCTGAATGTTTTTATCCACAGCAGCTGGGAGGCCCGTGTAAAACGGGCGGTGGAGACCTACGGCGTGGACGCGGCCAACGCAGAAGTTGTGCTGAAAAAGTTTGATAAACGCCGCGCCTGTTACTATAATGCGAATACGGGCAAAAAGTGGAGTGACCCCGAAGGCTACCACATGATTCTGGATTCGGGCAGGCTTGGAATTGGAAAATGTGTGGATATTTTAGAAAAAGCTGTGGAGTGA
- a CDS encoding helix-turn-helix domain-containing protein, giving the protein MTGDSLNAQIGAQVRMYRKMAKISIDEMARTIGKSRATISKYETGAIGMDVSTLFEIASTLNIGVSHLLDIPKEDKTTEVTQSQLGNIDHFYLYQQSRHKNFCSYIRLGEERANGQIYATFYYQPEDIKNYKKCEGIYHGSMNIRDNFIIFIMQNLYCEAEIAYLSFFIPMKKLSAIPGILTGMDNYSMRPTAIKVILSKELMTSKELEEFFVVSKEEIKRLKEDHCFVIDP; this is encoded by the coding sequence ATGACAGGGGATTCATTGAATGCGCAAATTGGGGCTCAGGTTCGGATGTATCGAAAAATGGCAAAGATCAGCATTGATGAAATGGCTCGAACCATTGGTAAGAGCCGGGCGACAATCTCAAAATATGAGACAGGAGCGATTGGTATGGATGTTTCAACTTTGTTTGAAATTGCCTCGACATTAAACATTGGGGTCTCTCATCTTCTGGATATACCGAAAGAAGACAAGACGACGGAAGTAACTCAAAGCCAGCTGGGAAATATTGACCACTTTTATCTTTACCAGCAGTCGCGTCATAAAAATTTTTGTTCTTACATCCGTCTTGGGGAAGAGCGGGCAAACGGTCAGATTTACGCGACCTTTTATTATCAGCCGGAAGATATTAAAAACTATAAAAAATGCGAGGGGATTTATCACGGTTCCATGAACATCCGGGATAATTTTATTATTTTCATCATGCAGAACCTTTACTGTGAGGCGGAAATTGCGTATTTATCTTTTTTCATCCCCATGAAAAAGCTTTCCGCGATTCCGGGAATTCTGACGGGAATGGACAATTACAGCATGCGTCCAACCGCCATTAAAGTGATTCTTTCAAAGGAGCTGATGACCAGCAAGGAATTGGAGGAATTTTTTGTCGTGTCGAAAGAGGAGATAAAACGTTTGAAAGAGGATCATTGTTTTGTGATTGACCCTTAA
- the brnQ gene encoding branched-chain amino acid transport system II carrier protein gives MSQRKDKWIVGLALFSMFFGAGNVIFPPYLGMTAASMWVPAFICYYIADIGLAMLAILAMLKCDSDIEGITCRIGRIPAVLLSTLVVLCVGPMLAIPRTAATTFEMGVSPIFPGVNPLVASIAFFVLIWVLCVKEASVVDIVGKFLTPALFIGLMIVIIKGIIDPLGPIAAEPKVSNIISSGIISGYQTMDVLAALIFGVIIVKTVKEKGYTEIKAKNAVIGGAGLVAGAGLLIVYFGLAHLGATASTMYGVDVSRSTLILEIIKNLLGNVGMVIFGIVVALACITTAVALVSSSGAYFSRLSKGRVSYKVIVTIVCVISPVIANIGLDEIIAISEPVLSIVYAPALTLIILTIVGDKIKNDNVFKAAALGAFLISVLETAANHGLGFQFVNYLPLHHFGFGWLLPTVICGVAGYFIKGDKKKVSPEVSVPESDPVETARKGKI, from the coding sequence ATGAGTCAAAGAAAAGACAAGTGGATTGTTGGTCTTGCGTTGTTTTCGATGTTTTTCGGTGCCGGGAATGTGATCTTTCCGCCTTATCTTGGAATGACGGCAGCGTCTATGTGGGTGCCGGCCTTTATCTGCTACTACATCGCAGATATTGGACTGGCGATGCTGGCCATCCTGGCCATGCTGAAATGTGACAGCGATATCGAAGGAATTACCTGCCGCATTGGGAGGATACCCGCTGTGCTGCTGTCGACGCTGGTGGTGCTGTGCGTTGGCCCGATGCTGGCCATTCCCAGGACTGCGGCGACAACCTTTGAAATGGGCGTTTCGCCCATCTTTCCGGGGGTAAATCCACTGGTTGCTTCGATCGCATTTTTCGTGCTTATCTGGGTGCTGTGCGTGAAGGAGGCATCGGTGGTGGACATTGTCGGTAAATTCCTGACGCCGGCTCTGTTTATCGGGCTGATGATTGTCATCATAAAGGGGATCATTGATCCACTGGGGCCAATTGCGGCTGAGCCAAAGGTCTCAAATATTATCAGCAGCGGCATCATCTCGGGATACCAGACAATGGATGTGCTGGCAGCGCTGATTTTTGGGGTTATTATTGTAAAAACGGTCAAGGAAAAGGGCTATACGGAGATCAAAGCCAAGAACGCTGTAATCGGAGGCGCTGGGCTGGTTGCCGGGGCAGGGCTCCTGATTGTTTATTTTGGTCTGGCCCACCTTGGGGCGACAGCCTCGACCATGTATGGGGTGGATGTTTCCAGGTCAACACTGATTCTTGAGATCATTAAAAACCTTCTTGGAAATGTCGGCATGGTTATCTTTGGGATTGTGGTAGCGCTGGCCTGTATCACCACAGCAGTGGCGCTGGTCAGCTCCAGTGGGGCTTATTTCTCCCGGTTAAGCAAAGGGCGTGTCAGTTATAAAGTCATTGTCACCATTGTGTGCGTGATTTCACCGGTCATCGCCAATATCGGCCTGGATGAGATCATCGCCATTTCAGAGCCGGTCCTGTCCATTGTCTACGCGCCGGCCCTTACACTGATCATTTTAACCATTGTGGGTGACAAGATCAAAAATGACAATGTCTTTAAAGCGGCCGCTCTGGGCGCGTTTTTGATCAGCGTTTTGGAGACAGCCGCCAATCATGGCCTGGGCTTCCAGTTCGTCAACTATTTACCGCTTCACCACTTTGGGTTCGGATGGCTGCTGCCAACCGTGATCTGCGGCGTGGCCGGGTATTTTATCAAGGGCGACAAGAAAAAAGTAAGCCCAGAAGTATCTGTCCCGGAGTCTGATCCCGTAGAGACAGCGCGAAAGGGAAAAATATAA
- a CDS encoding Glu/Leu/Phe/Val family dehydrogenase, translating to MSIFEKMDFYGHEELVFARDEETGLKAIIAIHDTTLGPALGGTRMWNYESEEDALYDVLRLSRGMSLKNAGCGLKNGGGKAVIIGDPRKLKNEAFFKAYGRFIESLAGRYYTAEDVNINTQDIAYMQETTKYVTGTREIGGNPSPYTARGTFMGIKAGIKEKFGADTAEGLTVVVQGLGSVGYMVAKLLHDEGAILKVYDINPDAVKRAVEEFGATPLNADEVLTAECDIFAPCALGAVINCGNAKALKCKIVGGCANNVLVDPQTGEELEERGILYLPDYIINAGGVINCGEEIVTKPYDASKVAEKVDKIYDTTLNIIHYAKDKGITTYEAADHYAMDIIKAGRA from the coding sequence ATGAGTATTTTTGAAAAGATGGATTTCTATGGACACGAAGAACTGGTATTCGCACGGGATGAGGAAACAGGTTTAAAGGCTATTATCGCCATTCACGACACGACCCTGGGCCCGGCGCTCGGCGGCACCCGGATGTGGAACTATGAGAGCGAGGAGGATGCTCTCTATGATGTCCTGAGGCTGTCCAGAGGCATGAGCCTTAAAAATGCGGGCTGTGGATTAAAGAACGGCGGCGGAAAAGCCGTAATCATCGGCGATCCGAGAAAGCTTAAAAATGAAGCGTTTTTTAAGGCCTATGGCCGCTTTATCGAATCCCTTGCCGGGAGATATTATACTGCTGAGGACGTCAATATCAATACGCAGGATATTGCCTACATGCAGGAGACAACCAAGTATGTTACCGGCACCCGGGAAATTGGCGGCAACCCGTCACCCTATACAGCCAGAGGAACCTTTATGGGGATTAAAGCCGGAATCAAGGAAAAGTTTGGCGCGGACACGGCCGAAGGATTAACCGTTGTGGTTCAGGGGCTCGGCAGTGTTGGTTATATGGTCGCAAAGCTGCTGCACGATGAGGGCGCTATCTTGAAGGTTTATGACATTAATCCAGACGCTGTAAAGCGGGCTGTTGAAGAATTTGGCGCCACCCCGCTGAACGCAGACGAGGTACTGACAGCAGAGTGTGATATTTTTGCCCCATGCGCTCTGGGCGCGGTGATCAACTGCGGTAACGCCAAGGCTTTGAAGTGTAAAATTGTAGGCGGATGCGCCAACAATGTGCTGGTTGACCCACAGACCGGCGAGGAGCTGGAAGAAAGAGGCATCCTCTATTTACCGGATTATATCATTAACGCTGGCGGTGTTATCAACTGTGGTGAAGAAATTGTGACAAAGCCCTACGACGCCAGCAAGGTAGCAGAAAAGGTTGATAAAATTTATGACACCACCCTCAACATCATCCATTATGCCAAAGACAAGGGCATTACAACCTATGAGGCCGCAGACCACTACGCAATGGATATCATCAAGGCAGGACGCGCCTGA
- a CDS encoding ATP-binding protein: MLEKDKRVRIIAGHYGSGKTEFAVNYAVALSKNAPRVVLADLDIVNVFFRSRERRKELEEYGVRVIGSSIKQDNCDLPAVSAEIGTPAKDKACDYIIDLGGNSVGTTTLSRLRPLLSRDEIDFFMVVNVNRPDTASVEGILFQKECLEYASGFQVTGFINNTNLVRESTLENLVAGDAVLREASKRTGIPIRYTSYMEEIIGRVPGKLSGDRLPLKFFMREEWM, translated from the coding sequence ATGTTGGAAAAAGACAAAAGAGTACGAATCATTGCCGGCCATTACGGAAGCGGAAAAACAGAGTTTGCGGTCAATTACGCAGTTGCCCTGAGCAAAAACGCACCAAGGGTTGTACTGGCAGATCTGGACATTGTCAATGTTTTTTTCAGGTCCAGGGAAAGGCGTAAGGAGCTGGAGGAATACGGCGTGAGGGTAATCGGGTCCTCCATTAAGCAGGATAACTGTGATCTTCCGGCCGTTTCAGCGGAAATTGGGACACCGGCAAAGGATAAAGCGTGTGACTATATCATCGACCTCGGTGGAAACAGTGTGGGTACCACCACGCTGTCCCGCCTGAGGCCGCTTCTGAGCCGGGACGAGATTGATTTTTTCATGGTCGTTAATGTAAACCGGCCGGATACCGCGAGTGTGGAGGGAATCCTCTTTCAGAAAGAATGTCTTGAGTACGCTTCAGGCTTTCAGGTAACGGGGTTCATTAACAATACAAACCTTGTGAGAGAGAGTACCCTTGAAAATCTGGTCGCTGGCGACGCGGTGTTGAGGGAAGCCTCGAAGCGGACGGGGATTCCCATCCGGTATACGTCTTATATGGAAGAAATCATTGGCAGGGTACCAGGGAAGCTGTCTGGCGACCGGCTGCCGCTGAAGTTTTTCATGCGGGAAGAATGGATGTAA
- a CDS encoding 4Fe-4S dicluster domain-containing protein: MARAKGNVIIDEFYCKGCELCVSVCPKDILALDETRLNISGYNPCMVTDMGECIACANCAKMCPEAAITVEKCN, from the coding sequence ATGGCAAGAGCCAAAGGAAACGTCATCATTGATGAATTTTATTGTAAAGGGTGTGAACTATGTGTGTCCGTCTGCCCAAAGGATATCTTAGCGCTGGATGAAACACGCCTGAACATCAGCGGGTATAACCCCTGTATGGTCACCGATATGGGCGAATGTATCGCCTGTGCGAACTGCGCTAAGATGTGTCCGGAAGCGGCCATCACAGTAGAAAAATGCAATTAG
- a CDS encoding 3-methyl-2-oxobutanoate dehydrogenase subunit VorB, whose protein sequence is MTKVLMKGNEAVGKAAMEAGCRFFFGYPITPQSEVPEYLSRELPKIGGTFVQSESEVAAINMVYGAAGAGARVMTSSSSPGIALKQEGIGYITRAELPAVIVNMMRGGPGLGGIQPSQADYHMCVKGGSNGDYHNIVLAPSTVQEVADMVMEGFDLADYYRTPVIILSDGMIGQMMEPVEFNYRPSKELKPKDWAMTGKGKGERHLVINLDLEAEGLETANFELQQKYEQIQENEQQAESFMMEDAEYAFAAYGTAARIVKTAIKRLREEGYRVGLIRPKTLWPFPEKAFKNLSVKKIMDVEMSLGQMVDDVKLACGDVHKVEFYGRTGGVILTPEEIVEFAKSVMEVEKNDHCI, encoded by the coding sequence GTGACAAAGGTTTTAATGAAGGGGAATGAAGCAGTTGGCAAGGCGGCGATGGAGGCGGGATGCCGGTTCTTTTTTGGCTACCCGATCACGCCGCAGAGCGAGGTTCCAGAGTATCTGTCCAGAGAGCTGCCTAAAATCGGGGGGACGTTTGTGCAGTCCGAATCCGAGGTGGCAGCTATTAATATGGTCTACGGTGCGGCAGGAGCAGGCGCACGGGTTATGACCAGCTCATCCTCACCTGGAATCGCCTTGAAGCAGGAGGGGATCGGTTATATCACCCGGGCGGAGCTGCCGGCAGTGATTGTTAATATGATGCGCGGCGGCCCTGGCTTAGGCGGCATACAGCCAAGCCAGGCCGATTACCACATGTGTGTAAAGGGCGGCAGCAATGGGGATTACCATAATATTGTCCTGGCGCCGTCGACGGTACAGGAGGTTGCGGATATGGTCATGGAGGGGTTTGACCTTGCGGACTATTACCGTACACCGGTGATCATTCTGTCCGACGGAATGATCGGCCAGATGATGGAGCCTGTGGAGTTCAATTACAGGCCATCCAAAGAACTGAAGCCCAAGGACTGGGCCATGACCGGAAAAGGGAAGGGCGAGCGCCACCTCGTCATTAACCTGGACCTGGAAGCCGAGGGGCTGGAAACCGCCAATTTTGAATTGCAGCAAAAATATGAGCAGATCCAGGAAAATGAGCAGCAGGCGGAAAGCTTTATGATGGAAGACGCCGAGTACGCCTTTGCCGCATACGGCACCGCTGCCCGGATTGTCAAGACAGCCATTAAGCGCCTGCGTGAGGAAGGTTACCGCGTGGGGCTGATAAGGCCAAAGACTCTGTGGCCCTTCCCGGAAAAGGCATTTAAAAACCTTTCGGTCAAGAAGATCATGGATGTTGAGATGAGCCTTGGCCAAATGGTGGACGACGTTAAACTGGCCTGCGGGGATGTCCATAAAGTCGAGTTTTACGGCCGCACCGGCGGTGTGATCCTGACGCCAGAGGAAATTGTTGAATTTGCGAAATCTGTGATGGAGGTGGAAAAAAATGACCACTGTATTTAA
- a CDS encoding thiamine pyrophosphate-dependent enzyme encodes MTTVFKRTQGLTEAKTHYCPGCTHGIVHRLVGEVLEEMGLLEEAIAVVPVGCAVMATSYFNTDGIQAAHGRAPATATGVKRVHPDNTVFTYQGDGDLASIGTAEIIHAAARGEKITTIFINNGIYGMTGGQMAPTTLPGMKATTCQSGRDPKLDGNPIRVSEMLSTLEGAAYVQRVAVNSPFNVMKTRKAIQKAFEVQKKGLGFSLIEVVSSCPTNWGLPPVKAMQFIEKEMIPYYPLGVYKDITREAEA; translated from the coding sequence ATGACCACTGTATTTAAACGCACCCAGGGGCTGACCGAGGCAAAGACCCACTACTGCCCAGGATGTACCCACGGTATTGTCCACCGGCTTGTCGGTGAGGTTCTTGAGGAGATGGGGCTGCTGGAAGAAGCCATTGCGGTGGTCCCGGTTGGCTGTGCGGTCATGGCGACCAGCTATTTCAATACTGATGGCATCCAGGCGGCCCATGGCCGTGCGCCGGCTACGGCTACCGGGGTTAAACGGGTACACCCGGATAATACGGTTTTTACCTACCAGGGGGACGGAGATCTGGCCTCCATTGGCACCGCGGAAATCATTCACGCGGCTGCCCGGGGTGAGAAGATCACGACCATTTTTATCAACAATGGCATCTACGGGATGACGGGCGGCCAGATGGCGCCAACGACCCTGCCAGGCATGAAGGCAACCACCTGCCAGAGTGGGCGTGACCCCAAACTCGACGGGAACCCCATACGTGTGTCGGAGATGCTGAGCACCCTTGAGGGAGCCGCCTATGTTCAGCGTGTTGCGGTCAATTCGCCATTCAATGTGATGAAAACCAGAAAGGCGATTCAAAAGGCCTTCGAGGTTCAGAAAAAAGGGCTTGGCTTTTCACTCATCGAGGTGGTTTCGAGCTGCCCGACCAACTGGGGGCTGCCGCCGGTCAAGGCTATGCAGTTTATCGAAAAAGAAATGATCCCTTACTACCCGCTGGGGGTTTATAAAGACATTACAAGGGAGGCAGAGGCATAA